AGATTACACGAATCCGATATAAACTTAGCTTCTCAGCAAACCGCATGACGGTGAGAGAATTCCACATAGCCGGAACTTCTCATATTAGTTTAATTCGTTTTAGGGAATGGATATTGATGGGGAAAAGAACGGGACACGGCGAGGCGTGTGGTCAATGCTCGTGTTTATCGACTGGGGCAGTCATGTCTTTAATCCTGAGGATGAGAATGTTGTTCATATCATCTTTCCCGTCGACGCGTCCATCAATGACGAGCTTCGAGAGAGGGGTTGGGCCGACAGTGATCGGGTCGTCCTCATCGACATCACTAATGGTTCCCTGTAGGTGAATCTCCGCGCGACAGAGTTCGGGATGGTGGACGCTCGAGAGGTTAATTTCCTCGACAACGACGTCCTCGACCAGGTCCCCCTCGTGCTCGAAGGTGACAGTGACTGGGTCGTCCAACTGCTGGATATCGAGTGCTTGGTAGGCTGTAGCGGTCGGTTTGTAGCCGCCTTTCGGGCCGGGAACGCCTTCTACCAGTTGGAGCGCTTTGAGACTCTGCATCTGGTTGCGTATTGTTCCCGGGTTCCGGTCAACTTGCTCGGCGATGTCTTCGCCCTTGATGGCGCCCTCGGACTCCTTGTGGAGGTTCGTTAGTGCGCGGAGAATCTTTTTCTGGCTCGGAGTGAGCTCAATGGACGACATGGTAAATTGTTCGTAATTGTATGCCTTAAACCCGGCGGGTGAGTACCTTCGGAAGTACAATTACTGTATGCCAAGCCTCTCGATTTGCTCCTGATACCGGTTACGAATTGTAACTTCGGTGACTTGGGCGACATCGGCTACTTCTTTCTGGGTACGTTTCTCGTTGCAAAGCAAGGCGGCAGCGTAAATAGCGGCAGCAGCGAATCCTGATGGACCTCTCCCAGAGAGTAATGGATCAGCGGTCTCTTCAATAATTTCAATGGCTTTAGCTTCGACTTCCTGCGGGAGGTCCAGTTTTGAGCTAAAGCGAGGCACGTACTGCTTCGGATCGATAGGGAGCAGTTCAAGACCGAGCTCGTTCGAGATGTACCGGTAGGTGCGGCTTATCTCTATTCGTTCGATACGCGAAACCTCTGTGATCTCTTCTAATGAGCGCGGAATACCTTCTTGCCGACAGCCAGCATACAGTGCAGCTGTAGCAACGCCCTCTATTGATCGTCCACGAATGAGATCTTCCTGAAGCGCTCGCCGGTAAATCACACTTGTTACCTCACGAACCGATCGTGGGACACCCAGTGCCGAGGCCATTCGATCAATCTCGCTGAGCGCGAACTGGAGATTCCGCTCACCGGCGTCTTTCGTCCGGATACGGCTCTGCCATTTCCGTAACCGGTTCATCTGCGAACGCTTCTTCGAGGAAATCGAACGGCCGTATGCATCCTTATCTTTCCAGTCGATCTGGGTAGTAAGCCCCTTGTCATGCATTGTCTGGGTAGTTGGGGCTCCGACACGCGACTTCTCCTGTCGTTCTTTGTGAGTAAATGCACGCCACTCTGGTCCCAAATCAACCATTGCTTCCTCAATCACTAGACCGCACTCTTCACAAATTCGCTCACCTTGATCCGAGTGTCGGACTACGTTACTTGATCCACACTCAGAACATGTAGCGATAGTTTCGTCAGATTCAGTTTGCCTCGTTTCATGTTCATCCTCCTTGAGCCGAACAGACCAGACCATTGTTATTTAATAATGGAGATACAGGAGCATAAAGTTTGAATCTCGAGATGGCACACCATTCATTCCTATAATTCAAAACCTAGAATTAGATTGTTACTTCCTTGATAACATACTCAAACGCGTCAGTGGGACCAGCAGTGAGTCCCTATGAAGAACTCCAGCAGGTGATCTGAGACCACGAAGTTATCTCCCGTCTTGCACTGTGTCGGGGTTAAGCCTTTGAGGCAAACATGTACTGGCAACTTTTAGCCGCTGTCCGTAACTAGTTCTCAGAGATCAATTCGGATCCACTATGCTAGTATTCCCTGCCCCGGTTTTTAAACCACAGTGCTACAGAGAAAATAAACAGAATCTACAGGAGGAAGGGGAACGAAGAAACAAATCTATGACCGAAGAGAGACCGGTATATCTATCTCCCAAGAACCGAACGGTTCGCCGCCGGACTCAACAAGCGTTCGGTCGCGACGGGACTGCGACGGAGCCAGCCGAGGCCGACTCCTCCGATCGCGAGTGGCCGGCGTGCTGGGACGCCGCCGCATCGTTGCTTGAGTGGAGCGACCCTTACGAGTGCATCGTCGACACGGAAAATGCGCCGTTCTACCGATGGTTCGTTGGTGGGCGCTTGAACGCCGCAGAAAACTGCATCGATCGCCATCTCGAGGAGCGGAAGAATCAGGTCGCATTGCGGTGGGAAGGGAAGCGTGGCGAGCGTCGAACCTATACGTACTACGATCTCTATCGCGAGGTGTCAGCTGTCGCAGCCGCGCTCCGCGAGCTCGGCGTCGAAGAGGACGATGTCGTCACGATCTACCTGCCGAAACTCCCCGAATTACCGATCACGATGCTCGCCTGTGCTCGTATCGGCGCGCTCCATAACGTCGTTTTCTCGGGGTTCGCCCCCAACGCACTCGCTGAACGGATGCAACGTGTCGACTCACGCGCGCTCGTCACATGCGACGGTAGCTTCCGCGAGGAGACCGTGATCGATCAGAAGCGGAAAGCCGATACGGCACTGGCATCGATCGAGGAATCGCTCCCGACAATCGTCGTCGATCGACTCGGTTCTAGTCACGATACGCACCTCGGTGGGAACCAATACGACTACGACGATCTCGTCGAGGCGTTTGCCGGGGCGAACGTGTCCCCAGTTCCGCGGGAGGCAACCGACCCGCTCTTTCACATCCACACGTCAGGAACGACCGGCGAACCGCGACGGATGACTCACGCAACCGGGGGCTACCTCACAGGTGTCGCGTGGACGGCCCAGACCGTATTCGATCTCGCGCCGGGGACCACGATCTGGTGTACGGCCGATGCCGGATGGATTACCGGTCACTCCTACGTCGTCTACGGGCCACT
This sequence is a window from Halopiger aswanensis. Protein-coding genes within it:
- a CDS encoding transcription initiation factor IIB, with product MVWSVRLKEDEHETRQTESDETIATCSECGSSNVVRHSDQGERICEECGLVIEEAMVDLGPEWRAFTHKERQEKSRVGAPTTQTMHDKGLTTQIDWKDKDAYGRSISSKKRSQMNRLRKWQSRIRTKDAGERNLQFALSEIDRMASALGVPRSVREVTSVIYRRALQEDLIRGRSIEGVATAALYAGCRQEGIPRSLEEITEVSRIERIEISRTYRYISNELGLELLPIDPKQYVPRFSSKLDLPQEVEAKAIEIIEETADPLLSGRGPSGFAAAAIYAAALLCNEKRTQKEVADVAQVTEVTIRNRYQEQIERLGIQ
- a CDS encoding Rrf2 family transcriptional regulator, with translation MSSIELTPSQKKILRALTNLHKESEGAIKGEDIAEQVDRNPGTIRNQMQSLKALQLVEGVPGPKGGYKPTATAYQALDIQQLDDPVTVTFEHEGDLVEDVVVEEINLSSVHHPELCRAEIHLQGTISDVDEDDPITVGPTPLSKLVIDGRVDGKDDMNNILILRIKDMTAPVDKHEH